A genomic stretch from Flavobacterium nitratireducens includes:
- a CDS encoding amidohydrolase codes for MKIALIQSNLIWENPKANLDIFENKINEINESVDLVVLPEMFTTGFTMNPNAVAESMQGETLLWMQSLAKAKKTAITGSVVIEESGNFYNRMLFVFPSGDIEHYDKRHLFTLAGEEKVYTAGNKKLIVDYLGWKICPMVCYDLRFPVFSRNVENYDLLLYVASWPEKRIQAWDTLLKARAIENMSYVVAVNRVGVDDNQHQYVGHSQVIGFLGNYELEPQETENVFVIRLDRDKMLSARNSFGFLNDKDAFQLC; via the coding sequence ATGAAAATAGCACTTATTCAATCCAATCTAATTTGGGAAAATCCTAAAGCTAATCTAGATATTTTCGAAAATAAAATCAATGAAATCAATGAGTCAGTTGACTTGGTTGTGCTCCCTGAGATGTTTACGACAGGCTTTACGATGAATCCTAATGCAGTAGCTGAAAGCATGCAAGGAGAAACTCTGCTGTGGATGCAATCTTTGGCGAAAGCTAAAAAAACGGCTATAACAGGGAGTGTGGTAATTGAGGAATCAGGGAATTTTTATAATCGAATGTTGTTTGTGTTTCCTTCAGGTGACATTGAACACTACGACAAGAGACATTTGTTTACGCTGGCTGGGGAAGAAAAAGTGTATACAGCAGGGAATAAAAAATTAATTGTCGATTATTTGGGTTGGAAAATTTGTCCGATGGTGTGTTATGATTTGCGTTTTCCGGTATTTTCCAGAAATGTAGAAAATTACGATTTGCTTTTGTATGTAGCGAGCTGGCCTGAAAAAAGAATTCAAGCTTGGGATACTTTGTTAAAAGCACGTGCCATCGAAAATATGAGTTATGTGGTAGCGGTGAATCGCGTTGGTGTAGATGATAATCAGCATCAATATGTGGGGCACTCACAAGTAATCGGTTTTCTGGGTAATTATGAGTTGGAACCACAAGAAACCGAAAATGTTTTTGTGATTCGTTTAGATCGTGATAAAATGCTATCAGCTAGGAATTCTTTTGGTTTCCTGAATGATAAAGATGCTTTTCAATTGTGTTAG
- a CDS encoding Ig-like domain-containing protein, translating into MLKDKLKYISLLLIIILASCAKRGSITGGLKDTIAPTLRTSFPENFSTNFNAKQIKLEFDEIVILKGLKKQLVISPPMKNEPLILPTTASQKITIKINDTLQPNTTYSFNFGQSLTDNNEGNPLNQFKYVFSTGNYIDSLAIGGKVKYAFEKEPESFISVMLYEVNDTYNDSIIYNQKDSGGKIPGPRYITNTLDSLKTFRLENLKAGKYRLIAIKDLNNNNKFDPKTEKIGFIKDYISVPNDTLYEIELFKEDIPLKVFKPTQEAANKLFLGYEGTINEAKDVPKVVLKNKNEIIESIVTKLPKKDSLQIWFKPLKTDSLKVDVNKDAFNKNFALKFKNQKKDTLTINSVNPTNFYDSFALEATTPLVKFDETKIKLINKDSVPVKFTTKYDAFNQKLFFDFKKEPEDKYSFQILPGAMTDFFERTNDTLSYQVSTRKLEEYGNLKVKLENVKRYPIILDLIDSKSDVVTTQYLESYREVDFNLLNPAIYGLRIIYDDNKNKKYDSGNFIEKRNSEEVIYYSKEIENVRPNWDAIETFDVSIPYSPPPKENKLKPKKKQY; encoded by the coding sequence ATGTTGAAAGACAAATTAAAATACATCTCATTATTATTAATTATTATCTTGGCTAGTTGCGCCAAAAGAGGCAGCATTACTGGAGGACTAAAAGATACCATTGCTCCAACTTTAAGAACGAGTTTCCCAGAGAATTTCAGCACTAATTTTAATGCAAAACAAATCAAATTAGAATTTGATGAAATTGTTATTCTTAAAGGCTTAAAAAAACAATTGGTCATTTCACCTCCAATGAAAAACGAACCACTTATTTTGCCCACTACAGCAAGTCAAAAAATCACAATTAAAATTAATGATACTTTACAACCTAACACAACCTATAGCTTTAACTTTGGACAAAGCTTAACCGACAATAATGAAGGTAATCCACTTAACCAATTTAAATATGTGTTTTCAACAGGAAATTATATTGATTCCTTAGCTATTGGAGGTAAAGTAAAATATGCATTTGAGAAAGAACCTGAATCCTTTATTTCAGTAATGCTTTACGAAGTAAACGACACCTACAACGACTCTATCATTTACAACCAAAAAGATTCTGGAGGAAAAATCCCAGGACCAAGATATATTACCAATACCCTTGATAGCTTAAAAACATTCCGATTAGAAAATTTAAAAGCGGGTAAATACCGATTAATTGCTATAAAGGACCTAAACAACAACAATAAATTTGATCCAAAAACAGAAAAAATTGGATTCATCAAAGATTATATCTCGGTTCCCAATGACACCTTATACGAAATCGAACTTTTTAAAGAGGACATCCCCCTTAAAGTTTTTAAACCTACTCAAGAAGCAGCTAATAAATTATTCTTAGGTTATGAAGGAACTATAAACGAAGCAAAAGACGTCCCTAAAGTTGTTTTAAAAAATAAAAATGAAATCATAGAAAGTATTGTAACCAAATTACCCAAAAAAGATTCATTACAAATTTGGTTCAAACCTTTAAAAACAGATTCTTTAAAAGTTGATGTAAACAAAGATGCTTTCAACAAAAATTTTGCTTTAAAATTTAAAAATCAAAAGAAAGACACCCTAACTATTAACTCTGTTAATCCTACTAATTTTTATGATTCTTTTGCTTTAGAAGCTACTACTCCATTAGTAAAATTTGATGAAACAAAAATAAAATTGATTAATAAAGATTCCGTTCCGGTTAAATTCACAACCAAATATGACGCTTTTAATCAAAAGTTATTTTTTGATTTTAAGAAAGAACCAGAAGACAAATACTCCTTTCAGATTCTCCCTGGTGCAATGACCGATTTTTTTGAACGCACTAATGACACATTAAGTTATCAAGTTAGCACGAGAAAATTAGAAGAATACGGTAACTTGAAAGTTAAATTGGAAAACGTAAAACGTTATCCAATTATACTTGATTTAATAGATTCTAAAAGCGATGTAGTTACTACGCAATACCTTGAATCTTACCGTGAAGTAGACTTCAATTTATTGAATCCCGCTATTTATGGTCTTCGAATAATTTACGATGATAATAAAAATAAAAAATACGACTCTGGTAATTTTATAGAGAAAAGAAACTCCGAAGAAGTCATCTATTATTCAAAAGAAATTGAAAATGTTAGACCAAATTGGGATGCCATTGAAACTTTTGATGTTAGCATTCCTTATAGCCCTCCACCCAAAGAAAATAAACTAAAGCCAAAGAAAAAACAATACTAA
- the mce gene encoding methylmalonyl-CoA epimerase, with protein MKKIDHIGIAVKDIDVSNALFEKLFGVSPYKFEEVESEGVLTSFFKTDANKIELLAATNQESSIAKFLEKKGEGIHHIAFEVTNINDEVQRLKAEGFVVLNEVPKKGADNKWVVFLHPKTTNGVLIELCQTI; from the coding sequence ATGAAAAAAATAGATCATATAGGAATTGCTGTTAAAGATATTGATGTTTCGAATGCTTTGTTTGAAAAACTATTTGGAGTTTCGCCATATAAGTTTGAAGAAGTAGAAAGCGAAGGAGTTTTGACTTCTTTTTTTAAAACAGATGCCAATAAAATTGAACTTTTAGCAGCAACAAATCAGGAGAGTTCGATAGCAAAATTTTTAGAAAAAAAAGGAGAAGGTATACACCATATTGCTTTTGAGGTTACTAATATCAACGATGAGGTGCAAAGGTTAAAAGCGGAAGGTTTTGTTGTTTTAAATGAAGTTCCAAAGAAAGGGGCCGATAATAAATGGGTTGTTTTTTTGCATCCTAAAACCACTAATGGTGTTTTGATAGAATTGTGTCAAACGATATAA
- a CDS encoding riboflavin synthase: MFTGIIETLGTIQEIKKEKDNIHVTIDSSITNELKIDQSVAHNGICLTVVKIQDSQYTVTAIDETIKKTNLGDWKVGDLVNLERAMKLGDRLDGHIVQGHVDQTGICKSILETNGSWLYTFEYDDKLNNLTIEKGSITVNGVSLTVVNSQKKEFSVAIIPYTHEHTNFKNFEVGSKINLEFDVIGKYVSRLYTNKL, encoded by the coding sequence ATGTTTACAGGAATCATAGAAACACTTGGAACTATCCAAGAAATAAAAAAAGAAAAAGACAATATTCACGTTACAATAGATTCTTCTATCACAAACGAACTAAAAATAGACCAAAGTGTCGCTCATAACGGAATCTGCTTAACAGTTGTAAAAATTCAAGACTCACAATATACGGTTACCGCAATTGACGAGACCATTAAAAAAACCAATTTAGGAGATTGGAAAGTAGGTGATCTTGTAAACCTAGAAAGAGCGATGAAATTAGGCGATCGTTTAGACGGACATATTGTTCAAGGACATGTAGATCAAACCGGAATTTGCAAATCCATTTTAGAAACTAATGGGAGTTGGCTTTACACATTTGAATATGACGACAAACTAAACAATTTGACCATCGAAAAAGGATCTATCACAGTCAATGGGGTGAGTCTAACAGTAGTAAACTCTCAAAAAAAAGAATTTAGTGTAGCAATTATCCCTTACACTCACGAACACACTAACTTTAAAAATTTTGAAGTAGGTTCAAAAATCAATCTTGAATTTGATGTTATTGGAAAATATGTTTCTCGCCTTTACACAAATAAACTATAA
- a CDS encoding YceD family protein: MNRTKEFLIPFVGLKLGKHHFEYQIDNAFFEIFEYDEFQNSDIKVSVVLEKKSNMLELSFKHKGTVNVPCDVTGEDFDLPIKGKMKLIVRFGETFNDDNEELLILPFGEFEINIVQYIYEMIVLSVPLKRVHPGVKDGSLKTEALEKLNELKVKEVEKKEIKEENIDPRWDKLKQLLTDK; encoded by the coding sequence ATGAATAGGACAAAAGAATTTTTAATTCCTTTCGTGGGCTTAAAGCTAGGGAAACATCATTTTGAATATCAGATTGATAATGCGTTCTTTGAGATATTTGAGTATGACGAATTTCAAAATTCGGATATTAAAGTATCTGTTGTTTTGGAGAAAAAAAGCAATATGCTTGAGTTAAGTTTCAAACACAAAGGGACTGTGAATGTACCTTGTGATGTAACTGGGGAAGATTTTGATTTGCCAATCAAAGGTAAAATGAAGTTGATTGTCCGTTTTGGTGAGACTTTTAATGATGATAATGAAGAATTGCTGATTTTGCCTTTTGGGGAATTTGAAATAAATATAGTGCAATATATTTATGAAATGATTGTCCTTTCGGTACCTCTAAAACGCGTTCATCCAGGTGTTAAAGACGGAAGTTTAAAAACCGAAGCCTTAGAGAAACTGAATGAATTAAAAGTAAAAGAAGTAGAGAAAAAAGAGATTAAAGAAGAGAATATAGACCCGCGTTGGGACAAATTAAAGCAACTATTAACGGATAAATAA
- the rpmF gene encoding 50S ribosomal protein L32 gives MAHPKRKTSKTRRDKRRTHYKATVAQIATCPVTGEAHLYHRAYWHEGKMYYRGQVVIDKSEATFA, from the coding sequence ATGGCACATCCTAAAAGAAAGACCTCTAAAACAAGAAGAGATAAGAGAAGAACACATTACAAAGCTACAGTAGCACAAATCGCAACTTGTCCTGTTACAGGAGAGGCTCACTTATACCACAGAGCTTACTGGCATGAAGGTAAAATGTATTACAGAGGACAAGTAGTTATTGATAAGTCTGAGGCTACTTTTGCTTAA
- a CDS encoding beta-ketoacyl-ACP synthase III: MNKITAAITAVGAYVPDFVLTNQVLETMVDTNDEWITSRTGIKERRILKDADKGTSFMAIKAAQDLIAKANIDPLEIDLVLMATATPDMQVSATGAYVATQIGATNAFAYDLQAACSSFLYGMSTASAYIQSGRYKKVLLIGADKMSSIVDYTDRTTCIIFGDGAGAVLFEPNYEGLGLQDEYLRSDGIGRDFLKIDAGGSLNPTTIETVQEKRHSIRQDGKTVFKYAVTNMADASEQILKRNNLTNEDVAFLVPHQANKRIIDATASRMNLEESKVLMNIEKYGNTTSATLPLVLNDFEHLFKKGDTIIFAAFGGGFTWGSIYLKWAYDKK, translated from the coding sequence ATGAATAAAATTACGGCCGCAATAACTGCAGTTGGAGCGTATGTTCCAGATTTTGTGCTAACCAATCAGGTCTTAGAAACTATGGTTGACACAAACGACGAGTGGATAACTTCGCGTACAGGAATAAAAGAAAGAAGAATTTTAAAAGATGCTGATAAAGGAACTTCTTTTATGGCTATCAAAGCGGCTCAAGACTTAATTGCCAAAGCGAATATTGATCCTTTAGAAATTGATTTAGTATTAATGGCAACAGCAACTCCTGATATGCAAGTTTCAGCAACAGGGGCTTATGTAGCAACTCAAATTGGTGCTACAAATGCTTTTGCTTATGATTTACAAGCAGCTTGTTCTAGTTTCTTATATGGAATGTCAACGGCTTCAGCTTACATTCAATCAGGAAGATATAAAAAAGTATTGCTTATTGGTGCCGATAAAATGTCGTCAATTGTAGATTATACGGATAGAACAACCTGTATTATTTTTGGTGATGGTGCAGGAGCTGTGTTGTTCGAACCTAATTACGAAGGACTTGGATTGCAAGATGAATATTTAAGAAGTGACGGTATTGGTCGCGATTTCTTAAAAATTGATGCCGGTGGATCACTTAATCCTACCACGATTGAAACAGTTCAAGAAAAAAGACACAGTATAAGACAAGATGGGAAAACAGTATTTAAATATGCTGTTACTAATATGGCTGATGCTAGTGAGCAAATTTTAAAAAGAAACAATCTAACAAATGAAGATGTTGCTTTTTTAGTACCCCATCAAGCTAATAAACGCATTATCGATGCTACTGCAAGTCGAATGAATTTAGAAGAGTCTAAGGTTTTGATGAATATTGAAAAGTATGGAAATACTACTTCGGCAACTTTACCTTTAGTATTAAATGATTTCGAACATTTGTTTAAAAAAGGAGATACTATTATTTTTGCTGCGTTTGGAGGAGGATTCACTTGGGGTTCTATCTATCTAAAATGGGCATACGACAAGAAATAA
- the accB gene encoding acetyl-CoA carboxylase biotin carboxyl carrier protein: MDLKEIQNLIKFVSNSGVAEVKLEMDDVKITIRTVLESTTPEPTYVQQLPAQAPVQQIIATPAAAAPTAPVAAAPAADDSSKYITIKSPMIGTFYRKPSPDKPVFVEVGTSIGKGDVLCVVEAMKLFNEIESEVSGKIVKILVDDMSPVEFDQPLFLVDPS; this comes from the coding sequence ATGGATTTAAAAGAAATTCAGAACCTAATCAAATTTGTATCCAACTCTGGTGTTGCTGAGGTAAAGTTAGAAATGGATGATGTTAAAATTACCATTAGAACTGTATTAGAAAGTACTACTCCTGAGCCAACTTATGTTCAACAATTGCCAGCTCAAGCACCAGTACAACAAATTATAGCTACTCCAGCAGCAGCAGCTCCAACGGCTCCAGTTGCAGCAGCTCCAGCAGCAGATGATTCATCTAAATATATTACTATCAAGTCTCCAATGATTGGAACTTTTTATAGAAAACCATCTCCAGACAAACCTGTTTTTGTTGAAGTAGGTACTTCTATTGGAAAAGGAGATGTGCTTTGTGTTGTTGAGGCAATGAAATTATTTAACGAAATCGAATCTGAAGTTTCTGGAAAAATTGTTAAAATTTTAGTTGATGACATGTCGCCAGTAGAATTTGATCAACCATTATTCTTAGTAGATCCATCATAA
- the accC gene encoding acetyl-CoA carboxylase biotin carboxylase subunit, whose protein sequence is MFKKILVANRGEIALRVIRTCKEMGIKTVAVYSTADAESLHVKFADEAVCIGPAPSNLSYLKMSNIIAAAEITNADAIHPGYGFLSENSKFSKICQEHGIKFIGAAPEMIDRMGDKASAKSTMIEAGVPCVPGSEGILESYEQAKKVASEIGYPVMMKATAGGGGKGMRAIWKEEDLHKAWESARQEAAAAFGNDGMYMEKLIEEPRHIEIQVVGDAYGKACHLSERDCSVQRRHQKLTEETPSPFMTDDLRQRMGEAAVKAAEYIKYEGAGTVEFLVDKHRNFYFMEMNTRIQVEHPITEQVIDYDLIREQIMVAAGIPISGKNYMPQLHAIECRINAEDPYNDFRPSPGKITTLHMPGGHGVRLDTHVYSGYTIPPNYDSMIAKLITTAQTREEAISKMRRALDEFVIEGIKTTIPFHRQLMDDPRYIAGDYTTAFMETFKMNDPE, encoded by the coding sequence ATGTTTAAAAAAATATTAGTTGCAAATAGAGGAGAAATTGCACTTCGTGTAATTAGAACATGCAAGGAAATGGGTATTAAAACAGTTGCTGTTTACTCTACTGCTGATGCAGAAAGTTTGCATGTAAAGTTTGCTGACGAAGCGGTTTGTATTGGACCTGCACCAAGCAACTTATCCTATTTGAAAATGTCAAATATTATTGCTGCAGCAGAAATTACTAATGCTGATGCAATCCATCCAGGATATGGCTTCCTTTCTGAAAACTCAAAGTTTTCAAAAATTTGTCAAGAACACGGAATTAAGTTCATTGGAGCTGCTCCTGAAATGATTGACAGAATGGGAGATAAAGCTTCTGCAAAATCAACTATGATTGAAGCTGGTGTACCATGTGTTCCCGGTTCAGAAGGGATTTTAGAATCTTATGAGCAAGCTAAAAAAGTAGCTAGTGAAATAGGTTATCCTGTTATGATGAAAGCTACTGCTGGTGGTGGTGGAAAAGGAATGCGTGCTATCTGGAAAGAAGAAGATCTTCATAAAGCATGGGAAAGTGCTCGTCAAGAAGCGGCAGCTGCTTTTGGAAATGACGGAATGTACATGGAGAAATTAATTGAAGAACCACGTCATATCGAAATCCAAGTTGTAGGGGATGCTTATGGAAAAGCTTGTCACCTTTCTGAAAGAGATTGTTCTGTACAAAGACGTCACCAAAAATTAACTGAAGAAACTCCTTCTCCATTTATGACTGACGATTTACGTCAAAGAATGGGTGAGGCAGCAGTAAAAGCAGCTGAATATATTAAATATGAAGGTGCAGGAACCGTTGAGTTCTTAGTTGATAAACACCGTAATTTCTACTTTATGGAAATGAATACTCGTATTCAAGTAGAACATCCAATTACAGAACAAGTTATTGATTACGATTTAATTCGTGAGCAAATTATGGTTGCTGCAGGAATTCCAATTTCTGGTAAAAACTATATGCCACAATTACACGCTATCGAGTGTCGTATCAATGCTGAAGATCCATACAATGATTTTAGACCCTCACCTGGAAAAATAACTACTTTGCACATGCCAGGTGGTCACGGAGTTCGTTTAGATACTCACGTATATTCAGGTTATACAATTCCGCCTAATTATGATTCGATGATTGCTAAATTAATTACTACAGCACAAACACGTGAAGAAGCAATTAGTAAAATGAGAAGAGCATTAGATGAATTCGTAATTGAAGGTATCAAAACTACGATTCCTTTCCATAGACAATTAATGGATGATCCACGCTATATTGCGGGAGATTATACCACAGCATTTATGGAAACGTTCAAAATGAATGATCCAGAATAA
- a CDS encoding aminopeptidase C: MQKAPLKKIFIASTFMLALNSISAQDNLVNSLRVNASTNSKESFKFTDIINLANTSVKNQGSSGTCWSYSTNSYLESEMIRLGKQPVELSQLFSARNAYIEKGKNYVRMHGAVSLGEGGEPHDVINMYAKYGAMPQEAYTGLNYGTSNNKLAEMSAIAKGVLEAVVKNPNGDLTPNWEKAYTAVIDSYLGSVPETFTYKGKSYSPKSFAKEVVGINPSEYIEISSFTDAPYYEKTMLMVPDNWAFNQIYNVKIDDMTTIIDNALKKGYTVAWCADVSEKSFSWKNGVAFVPSKEYSEMSNQEIGSMFVGPKPEMEITPELRQKAFDNYQTTDDHAMHIVGLSKDQTGKEYYIVKNSWGATNDYKGYLYVTKNYVKYKTTAFLVNKGGVPSEIAKKLGV; encoded by the coding sequence ATGCAAAAAGCTCCTCTTAAAAAAATCTTTATCGCTTCAACATTTATGTTGGCTTTAAACAGCATTTCGGCTCAAGATAATCTTGTGAATTCACTTCGAGTAAATGCTAGCACTAACAGCAAAGAAAGTTTCAAATTTACAGACATTATTAACCTAGCAAATACTTCAGTAAAAAATCAAGGTTCGTCAGGAACTTGCTGGAGTTACAGTACCAATTCATACCTTGAATCAGAAATGATCCGTTTAGGCAAACAACCTGTAGAATTATCACAACTATTTTCGGCTAGAAATGCCTATATCGAAAAAGGTAAAAATTATGTTCGAATGCACGGAGCTGTTTCGCTAGGTGAAGGAGGAGAGCCTCATGATGTAATAAACATGTATGCTAAATACGGTGCAATGCCACAAGAAGCCTATACAGGATTAAATTATGGCACTTCTAACAACAAACTTGCAGAAATGAGTGCTATTGCAAAAGGAGTATTAGAAGCAGTTGTTAAAAACCCTAACGGAGATCTAACACCTAACTGGGAAAAAGCATATACTGCAGTTATTGATTCCTATTTAGGATCAGTTCCTGAAACTTTTACTTATAAAGGTAAAAGCTATTCACCTAAATCATTTGCAAAAGAAGTTGTGGGTATAAATCCAAGTGAATACATTGAAATCTCTTCTTTTACAGATGCTCCTTATTATGAGAAAACCATGTTAATGGTTCCTGACAACTGGGCATTTAATCAAATTTACAATGTAAAAATCGATGATATGACTACCATTATTGATAATGCGTTGAAAAAAGGATATACTGTTGCTTGGTGTGCTGATGTAAGTGAAAAAAGCTTTAGCTGGAAAAATGGTGTTGCATTTGTTCCATCAAAAGAATACAGTGAAATGAGCAATCAAGAAATTGGTAGTATGTTTGTGGGACCTAAACCTGAAATGGAAATCACTCCTGAATTACGTCAAAAAGCATTTGACAATTATCAAACTACCGATGACCATGCTATGCATATTGTAGGACTTTCAAAAGATCAAACAGGAAAAGAATACTACATAGTTAAAAATTCTTGGGGAGCAACGAATGATTACAAAGGGTATTTATATGTAACTAAAAACTATGTAAAATATAAAACTACCGCTTTCTTAGTAAACAAAGGAGGAGTTCCAAGTGAAATTGCCAAAAAATTAGGAGTATAA
- a CDS encoding S9 family peptidase: MKKIVHITLIIMSLNAISQNTMSPELLWKLGRITTLGISKDGKNVIYEVHIPSIEENKLNSKYYSLPLNGGNPINIESPDDYLKNKNISPDGKYIVYNEEVKIDKVHGKDFYPELEKSNAQIYNGLDYRHWDKWNEGKFNHVFYKENKEGSIGIDVLKGENFDSPQKPFGGDEDYIWSPDSKSILYVSKKKSGTAYATSTNTDIYQYHLDTGKTINITEGNLGYDTNPTFSPTGNLTWLQMKRDGYESDKKDIIVNHKGMNINLTTNWDGTVESFIWSTDGKKVYFNAATDGTIQLFEVDFPGLNKKIPVVNQLTNGDFDITGLVGFSGDAIIVTRSDINHASEIFSYNLKKKTWLQLSNVNTDTYKSLALSKTERRYVTTTDGKKMLVWVVFPPNFDASKKYPTLLYCQGGPQSALTQFYSFRWNFQLMAANGYIVVAPNRRGMPGHGVAWNEQISKDWGGQVMDDYLSAIDDVAKEKYVDKNRLGCIGASYGGYSVFYLAGIHNNRFKTFIAHDGVFNTQSMFGTTEEVFFNNWDFGGAYWEKDNVVAQKAYTIFNPINNVEKWNRPILIIQGGNDFRVPIGQAQEAFQAAQLRGIKSRLLYFPEENHWVLKPQNALIWQKEFYKWLNETLETLKNN, from the coding sequence ATGAAAAAAATAGTTCATATAACACTGATAATAATGAGTTTAAATGCCATTTCACAAAACACAATGTCACCAGAATTACTATGGAAACTAGGAAGAATAACTACTTTAGGTATTTCTAAAGACGGAAAAAATGTAATTTATGAGGTTCATATTCCTTCTATTGAAGAAAATAAATTGAATTCTAAATATTATTCTTTGCCTTTAAATGGTGGAAATCCAATTAATATTGAATCACCAGATGACTATTTGAAAAACAAAAACATCTCTCCAGATGGCAAATACATTGTTTACAATGAAGAGGTAAAAATTGACAAAGTTCACGGAAAAGATTTTTATCCAGAGCTTGAAAAATCAAATGCACAAATTTATAATGGTCTAGATTACCGCCATTGGGACAAATGGAACGAAGGCAAATTTAATCATGTTTTTTACAAAGAAAACAAGGAAGGTTCTATAGGAATTGATGTCCTAAAGGGAGAAAATTTTGATAGTCCACAAAAACCTTTTGGTGGAGACGAAGATTATATTTGGTCTCCAGACAGCAAAAGTATTTTATATGTATCCAAGAAAAAATCAGGAACAGCTTATGCTACCAGTACTAATACTGACATTTACCAATACCATTTAGATACAGGAAAAACAATTAATATAACCGAAGGTAATTTAGGTTACGACACCAATCCTACTTTTTCACCAACAGGAAATTTAACTTGGTTACAAATGAAACGTGATGGATATGAATCGGATAAAAAAGATATTATTGTTAATCACAAAGGAATGAATATCAACTTAACAACTAATTGGGATGGAACAGTTGAAAGCTTTATTTGGAGCACCGATGGCAAAAAAGTATATTTTAATGCCGCTACTGACGGAACAATCCAGTTATTTGAAGTTGATTTCCCTGGTTTAAATAAAAAAATTCCAGTTGTTAATCAATTAACCAATGGTGATTTTGATATTACTGGATTAGTTGGTTTTTCAGGTGATGCGATAATTGTTACCCGAAGTGACATCAATCACGCTTCCGAAATTTTTTCATACAATCTAAAGAAAAAAACTTGGCTACAATTATCAAATGTAAATACGGATACCTATAAATCTTTAGCGCTAAGCAAAACCGAAAGAAGATATGTAACCACAACTGACGGTAAAAAAATGTTAGTTTGGGTTGTATTTCCACCCAATTTTGATGCTTCCAAAAAATACCCAACATTACTATATTGTCAAGGTGGACCACAATCGGCATTAACGCAATTTTATTCTTTCCGTTGGAATTTTCAATTAATGGCAGCCAACGGTTACATCGTAGTTGCACCAAATCGTCGTGGAATGCCAGGACATGGAGTAGCATGGAACGAGCAAATAAGCAAAGACTGGGGCGGACAAGTTATGGACGATTACCTTTCGGCTATTGATGATGTAGCCAAAGAAAAATATGTTGACAAAAATCGTTTAGGATGTATTGGCGCCAGTTATGGCGGTTATTCCGTATTTTATTTAGCCGGAATTCACAATAATCGATTCAAAACTTTTATTGCCCATGACGGGGTCTTTAATACCCAAAGTATGTTTGGAACTACCGAAGAGGTGTTTTTTAATAATTGGGATTTTGGTGGAGCTTATTGGGAAAAAGATAATGTTGTAGCTCAAAAGGCCTACACAATATTTAATCCGATTAACAACGTAGAAAAATGGAATAGACCAATATTAATTATTCAAGGAGGAAATGACTTTAGAGTACCTATTGGTCAAGCACAGGAAGCATTTCAAGCAGCACAATTGCGAGGAATAAAAAGTAGATTATTGTATTTCCCCGAAGAAAATCACTGGGTTTTAAAACCTCAAAATGCTTTAATTTGGCAAAAAGAATTTTACAAATGGCTAAACGAAACCTTAGAAACGTTAAAAAATAATTAA